One genomic region from Cinclus cinclus chromosome 22, bCinCin1.1, whole genome shotgun sequence encodes:
- the TEKT1 gene encoding tektin-1 translates to MARLLQDPSKLHPSEWYTANNMQRASTESQKSRSECMTAESWRLVNEIEKTTQKTQSDVNKKLEQRREEIKFWKQELDNKLEQIVHETEILLTFKNRLERALEGCKEPLLIAQKCLLYRQRRVGIDLVHDEVEQELVKEAEVLQGIIALLRRTLEQTNEQIRQNRSAKYNLDMDLKDKFTALTIDDYCASLTNDTPYIAYADNAMKLEGNFVSPEDWIDFSNINVEKANKQRNNSLALKALIDGILSQTANDMRKQCEMVNAAFRNRVKEVKDAKQNLETLLAMVMDETASQEKNIAALKKAITDKEGPVKVAQTRLEVRNHRPNVELCYDTVHSSLMSEVQEITKNIQRLKDALAQAQTELKGLSRRQLSLEEEIKVKENTLYIDEVLCMQMRESVCINNN, encoded by the exons ATGGCTAGATTGCTGCAAGATCCATCTAAACTTCATCCCTCAGAATGGTACACTGCGAACAATATGCAGCGTGCCAGTACAGAGTCCCAAAAATCCAGGTCAGAATGCATGACAGCTGAGAGTTGGAGGCTGGTGAATGAAATAGAAAAGACaactcaaaaaacccaaagtgatGTCAACAAGAAATTAG aacagagacgggaagaaataaaattctggaAGCAAGAATTAGATAACAAGCTGGAACAAATTGTTCATGAGACAGAGATACTGTTGACTTTCAAGAACAGGCTGGAGAGAGCTTTGGAGGGCTGCAAAGAGCCCCTTCTCATTGCTCAAAAGTGTCTCCTATACAG GCAGAGGCGAGTTGGGATTGACTTGGTGCATGATGAAGTGGAACAGGAACTGGTGAAGGAAGCTGAAGTCCTCCAGGGGATTATTGCTTTACTTAGACGTACATTGGAACAAACAAATGAGCAAATCAG acaaaacCGTTCAGCAAAATACAACCTGGACATGGATCTGAAGGACAAATTCACAGCTTTGACAATTGATGATTACTGTGCTAGCTTAACAAATGACACTCCTTACATTGCCTATGCTGATAATGCCATGAAACTAGAAGGAAA TTTTGTTAGCCCTGAGGACTGGATAGATTTCTCAAACATAAATGTTGAAAAGGCTAACAAGCAGCGAAACAATTCTTTGGCACTGAAGGCACTTATTGATGGCATCCTCTCACAGACAGCAAATGACATGCGCAAGCAATGTGAGATGGTGAATGCCGCTTTTAGAAATAGGGTGAAGGAAGTCAAAGATGCCAAGCAAAACCTAGAGACACTTCTTGCAATG GTGATGGATGAGACTGCCTCGCAGGAGAAGAACATTGCAGCCTTAAAGAAAGCAATCACTGACAAAGAAGGACCTGTAAAAGTGGCTCAAACTCGCTTGGAAGTGAGAAACCATCGCCCCAATGTGGAACTGTGCTATGACACAGTGCACAGCAGCCTGATGAGTGAAGTTCAAGAGattaccaaaaatattcaaag ATTAAAGGACGCATTGGCACAGGCTCAGACAGAGCTGAAAGGCTTGAGCCGCCGACAACTTTCCTTGGAGGAGGAGATCAAAGTCAAGGAGAATACACTGTACATTGATGAAGTGCTGTGCATGCAAATGAGAGAGTCTGTTTGCATAAACAATAACTGA
- the PIMREG gene encoding protein PIMREG, with protein sequence MASVLQNVKATVAWRKHRLLADLNENESPVPDKFKSRASLSSLNTIRMSLRKRVLLKRVELNFHKTPTREILEPRQRCQTLHTIKRTAKDAFGTVSQKIQKSCQSPVRSVVTLPAESISSSCVTSSTKKRSTTPQTPCSKTVTPAASSKGTPRSSKRALLGPTRVSEHREWRDFSSWLGKNAVTLQRSRRAAALKSPYSSPGPSSRKIEFDCELELVSSGICQLKCISQAIDDAIVKEERQEAISNYYYVMAQNSVCASTPETISS encoded by the exons atGGCATCTGTACTCCAAAATGTCAAAGCAACAGTGGCGTGGCGGAAACACCGGCTCCTAGCTGACCTCAATGAGAATGAGAGCCCTGTGCCTGACAAATTCAAGAGCAGGGCCTCTCTGAGTTCTCTCAATACCATTCGCATGTCTTTAAGGAAACGGGTACTACTAAAGCGAGTAGAGCTGAATTTCCATAAAACCCCAACTAGGGAAATTCTGGAACCAAGACAGAGGTGCCAAACTCTTCACACTAttaaaagaacagcaaaagaTGCTTTTGGAACAGTGTCTCAG aaaatacaaaagtCTTGCCAAAGCCCAGTACGCTCTGTGGTGACCCTTCCAGCTGAATccatcagcagcagctgtgtgacCAGTTCTACCAAAAAAAGAAGTACTACACCTCAAACACCTTGTTCTAAGACTGTTACTCCAGCAGCCAGTTCCAAAGGCACTCCAAGGTCCAGCAAAAGGGCCTTGCTTGGGCCAACAAGGGTATCAGAACATAGAGAATGGAGGGATTTCTCATCCTGGCTTGGTAAAAATGCTGTCACTCTCCAGAGatccagaagagcagcagcactgaagagCCCTTATTCATCACCTGGTCCTTCCAGCAGAAAGAT AGAGTTTGACTGCGAGCTGGAACTGGTCTCCTCAGGGATTTGCCAGCTGAAGTGTATCTCCCAAGCAATTGATGATGCCATTGTGAAAGAGGAGAG GCAAGAAGCAATATCCAACTACTACTATGTAATGGCACAAAACTCAGTCTGTGCATCGACCCCTGAAACTATCTCAAGCTAG
- the FBXO39 gene encoding F-box only protein 39, which produces MEDDSEPRQSSWAYLPDVCLRHVFHWLDDRDRSRAALVCKKWSCTMDSGSLWRCRTITFYGKPSRARTLEFQSALWYTKKFGKYLKHLEIKLSNPYNTPFIKKFQVIMRGLLLHLGKCNSHLVSLSIKYLELDCLIWKNVVRAQFIENLAAFLKRMSNQLDYLNLKGARITLEEGCELLNSLSSLTNGSFISEINIEDFFSLHLSVYSSALFHQTMSKFHRLTILTFNYNCISDELLDILREHSSHSLCTLNIKCHIHDPHGQVVSGMSWANLAKRAPKLNVNFFFERVMKHDHLARILLVEIPVRSISLRSCYFSDPDWTVRPTLTNLLPAYWHVLQKLTLELNNDHELLDNELLQLILSCKRLLFLKVWAFLSVSFMERLLQNRAERKCILTTIKVRIYTAQDDSTEEERLLADIYRKFKYLIDSELNYFVITYPMV; this is translated from the exons ATGGAAGATGACAGTGAACCCAGGCAAAGCTCCTGGGCCTATCTACCTGATGTCTGTCTGAGGCATGTCTTCCATTGGTTAGATGACAGGGACAGGTCTCGGGCTGCCTTGGTCTGTAAAAAATGGAGCTGCACCATGGACTCCGGATCTCTCTGGAGATGCAGAACCATCACATTCTATGGCAAACCATCAAGGGCACGCACACTGGAGTTTCAAAGTGCACTGTGGTATACCAAGAAATTTGGCAAGTATTTGAAGCACCTTGAGATCAAGTTATCAAATCCTTACAATACTCCCtttataaaaaaatttcaaGTGATTATGAGAGGTCTTCTTTTACACCTGGGTAAGTGTAATAGTCACCTAGTATCCCTGAGCATCAAGTACCTAGAATTAGACTGCTTAATCTGGAAAAATGTGGTTAGGGCTCAGTTTATTGAGAACTTAGCTGCCTTCCTGAAAAGAATGAGTAATCAACTTGATTATCTAAACTTAAAAGGAGCAAGAATAACATTGGAAGAAGGCTGTGAGCTTCTGAATTCTCTGAGCAGCTTGACAAATGGAAGCTTTATATCTGAAATCAATATTGAGGATTTCTTCAGTCTCCACCTTTCTGTCTACAGCAGTGCCTTATTCCACCAGACAATGTCTAAGTTCCACAGGCTGACCATCCTGACTTTCAATTACAACTGCATCTCTGATGAACTGCTGGACATCCTGCGGGAGCACAGCTCTCATTCCCTGTGCACCTTGAATATCAAGTGTCATATCCATGACCCTCATGGGCAAGTGGTCTCAGGAATGTCATGGGCAAACTTGGCCAAGAGAGCCCCAAAACTGAATGTGAACTTCTTCTTTGAAAGAGTCATGAAGCATGATCACCTAGCTAGGATCCTGCTTGTGGAGATCCCAGTTAGAAGCATCAGCCTACGGAGCTGTTATTTTAGTGACCCAGACTGGACAGTGAGACCTACTCTCACCAACCTTCTCCCAGCTTACTGGCATGTTCTGCAG aaattaaCACTTGAATTGAACAATGACCACGAATTGCTGGACAATGAGCTGCTGCAACTTATCTTATCATGCAAGAGGTTGTTATTTCTGAAAGTCTGGGCATTTCTAAGTGTCAGCTTTATGGAGAGGCTGCTGCAAAACCGTGCagaaaggaaatgcattttgaCTACCATAAAG GTCAGGATTTATACAGCCCAAGACGACAGCACTGAGGAGGAGCGGCTGTTGGCTGATATTTACAGGAAATTCAAGTACCTGATTGACTCAGAACTTAATTATTTTGTCATCACCTACCCAATGGTGTAA